Below is a genomic region from Miscanthus floridulus cultivar M001 chromosome 1, ASM1932011v1, whole genome shotgun sequence.
GGCAAAGCGCAACGAAACAGCAAACCTGCGACGCAGCGAATTGAATTTGAATCTGATGGTAGCGTCTGTTCATTCATTCGATCATCTGACCTTGACCTTGACCTTGACCTTGATGTGCTAAATAAATGGTGTACGTACGCTCTTTGCAGGCGCGATCTGCGGGCCGGCGAGCCTGGTGAACGCGATGATGGACCTGCAGGACGGGGCGCTGATGCTGCTGGGCCCCACGATGAACGCCAAGGTGGCGTTCGAGCTGTCAGAGCGCCTCCCGCACCTGCCGCTGCGGATCCAGGAGCACTCGCGCCGCGCGCTGGCGTTCGCCACGCGGATGCAGCGGCTGGGCCTGCGCGTGCTGTACCCGGGCCTCCCCGACCACCCGCACCACGCGCGCCTGGCCGGCGTGGGCAACCCTGGGTACGGCTCCGGCGGGATGCTGTGCCTCGACATGGGCACCGAGGAGCGCGCCAACCGCCTGATGCACCACCTCCAGAACACCACCCAGTTCGGCCTCATGGCCGTCAGCCTGGGCTACTACGAGACGCTCATGTCCTGCTCCGGGAGCAGCACCAGCAGCGAGATGCCGCCCGAGGACCGCGCGCGCGCGGGCATCTCCCCGGGCCTCGTCCGCATGTCCGTGGGATACAACGGCACGCTGGAGCAGCGCTGGGCGCAGTTCGAGCGCGCGCTCGTGCTCATGCAGCCGCCGACGCACCACCTCAACCTCAAGGGCGCCGCCGACCGCGACGGCACCGACGCCGCCAGCAACAACCACCGCAAGCACTGACGCCTGCGCTTCCGACTTCCGAGTGTGCATGCATGGTGATATGGACTTGTGTCGTGTTCGTGTATATAGTAGTAGTACCATTGAAGTAAGGTTAAACACCACCGTCTGATCCCtctggttcagatggatatgccAGTGCAAGCGGCTTGATCTCTGGGGAACTTCGGGAGTGAACCTCAATAAATGGGATGCGTCTTTAACGGTTTCCTCCTCAATCTCTATGAATCACGGCTGTCCTGTTTCAGACTTTCAGAATGATTGTTGCAGAAACATGCATACACGCAGACGCAGCTTCTTCATATCTGCATACTGGAAAACTATTTAGATCAGTGAGCAGGGTTTGCTGCCAGTGGAAATCTGAACTCAGCAAAGAAACCGCCCCTCTGCTCTCATCTGACACCATTGTCTGGTCATATTTGGTACTGAGATTCAGGTTCAAAATCATCCTGTGTTTGGTATTGACACTCAGATTCCTGCACATGATCAGGCAGTCTGGAAGACATTCTGGACCATCTTCTTCGGAGCTGCCATCGCCGCGGACTCAAGCTCTGCGATCTCAGCAGAACTCAGCCTCCAGCCGAGTGCGCCCAGGTTCTCCTCGACATGCCTGACAGTTTTAACTCCTGGGATAGGAATTGTGCCTTTGCAGATGCACCAGTTGATGGCCACCTGCGTTGGTAGAATGGCGTCATCTTCGGATTATGAGGAACACTTTGATGATCTATTGTCTTGTAGTTGTGATATGCTGGTACGATCATAGAATCGTTCAGCAAGCCGTTCTGCACTCGGTAAGCGCTTACCTGAGACATGGTTTTCCCCTTCTTTTCGGCAATCCTTCTCAGGCAAGACAGCAAAGACTCCAGTCCAGGAAGAATTTGTCGGAACAGCACTGACCTGCAGAGCAGAGTACAGATAAACAGACCCTGAAAACGTGCactcatgtctcatcaactatCGAAACAAGagttaagaaaaagaagaagaagctctCAATCCCAATCTGATCACCTTGGTCCTTTTGGGAGGTTAGAAGCATCATACTTCCCAGTGAGCATTCCTAATCCAAGCGGACTATATGCGATGAGACGAATGCCCAATGAATCACACACAGTTTTCAGTTCCATCTGATCCTCACCCATGCTCAGTAGTGAGAACTGAACCTGTATGACTAAGTGCTTTCAGAATTCAGATGATGCAATACTGAATTGGGAGTTATATAAACATACAGAGCTAACAGTTTCCTGCAGGTACCTGAGCTGAGCTCAAGGGAACTCCTTTAGAAGCTAGATAGCTGTGGATCTTCAGAAGCTGCTTTGGCCCGTAGTTTCTGACGCCGATAGCACTTACGAGACCCTAAGAAGCACAACATGCAGTCAGAATGTGTGCCTAACTGACTGCATAGAGTGAAGCTCAGTAATTTCAACAATGTCATGGCTTGATAATCTGATGTGGATGTTTCAAAGTTCAGTGACCTTTTCATACATTTCAACTAGTCCATCCCAGAGGGCGCGCTCCTGCAAGGGTGCATAGTTAGCAGTAGACCAATGCAGCTGCCCTATTCCGAGCCGATCAAGTTGCAATCTTTCCAAAGAAGACCTGAAAATAGGCACTCCATGAGTCACATAAACGCTCAAACTAGGTTATGCTCAGTTTTTGCTTAATAATTCGCAAAGCATTCGTGCTAGTCTGTAAGTCCAGATATTTTGAAGAAAGTCTGTACTGAACAGAGTGAAATTTGGTCGGTGTACATGAAACAAACAAATCGGAAGAATACTTGCAGGCGCTGACAAACTGCCCCGATGTAAGTCGCCAAGGATATGCAGCAAACTTAGTTGCAATGATCACATCATCTGGAGATTTAATCGTCCCTGGGATAGTACGAATGAACAAAATTGAAGCAGTACTGTGACTGACAGAAAGAACATTACTTCTTGGATTCCTGGAACCATTTTGTTAATCTTACCTTCAAACTCAAGGATGAATTTACCGAGTAGCCGTTCGCTTTGTCCATTCAGCCTTCCAGTTCCATACGAGTCAGCAGTGTCAAAAAGGTTTATGCCATTCCTTAGAGCCAGATTGAAGCAGTCCTGAAGTTCGTTGTCCatgctttcttgatagccccAAAGAAGCTGGTTTCCCCATGCCCATGTTCCAAAACCCATGGGGGAAACAGAAAGGGGACCAATTTTCACCTATATTTGTGAACGATAATGTACTATCAGGAGATTCAGGTGAAGAAATAGGAACCGACAACCCGTTGAATTATCTGCTAACACTTTTCAGCTATGCAGATGCAGATACTGTAGTATGTCGTGGTTTAGACTTCAGACAGAAATGTGAGGTCATAAAAGATACagggtttcctttttttttttggctaaacAGAGGTAATTCGAGCTTTATAGaagtatgaaactataagagatcAATTCCGAAAGCTTCACTTGACCATAAGAAACAATATACAAATACACAACTCGGAAGTTTGGTTTGATCAGGTCAATATCCTCTGCCTGATTTCATCATTTGCCAGtatggctgtgtttagttcgcgaaatttgggaatttggttactgtagcactttcgtttttatttggcaattagtgttcaatcatggactaattaggctcaaaacattcgtctcgcgatttccaactaaattgtgcaattagtttttttttcgtctacatttaatgctctatgcacgtatcgcaagattcgatgtgatggctactgtagcactttttgggaaacttGTATGGTGCCGTCAACTGAATCATGTCTGTTCAGTTACAAATTATGCATAAAAGCCAACCAGGTTGTGTCAGGTCTTACGAACACCCACCGGGACATTTTTAGCAATAGCAATAGCAATAGCAATTAAAATAGCAATATCAGGTCTAACCTGTACTGGGAATTAGCAATGGATCGGTCCATGATGAACTAACTAACCCAGAAATGGcatttttagatgccttggtattTCTGCTACTATGCAGATTTTTTGGGTAGCATGAGTTCTTAAATCCAAGTCTAAATTTACCATGCACTTCTGTAAGGGttttgaaaaataaaataaaatttagaTTTGTTTGATGAATGCTGTCGGTTATAATTATACAAAAGGTAGTACCTCTGAATCATATTGCTTTTGTCATGTTCGAGAAACCTAGAAATTCAAAGTTCTGGAGCAATTCTCCGAAGTGGTTAACAATATGCAATGGTTCTCCATAGAAACAGTGCTTTCTGATGTGGGAGCTTATGATTTATGACTATAAGTCTATAACATGTATGTTGCTCCCATTAAATTCCATGCTTAGTGTTGAGGGCTGGGATGTTCCATTTCTCTGAACCTTTTTTTGTTCGATCTGATGTCTATTAGCACTTAGCAGTGCCTGTCCTTAGCAACCCGCCCTCAATTCGAGTGGTAATAATTTCTTTTTGGTAACCAAATGGTTCTTGGGTAACAGACTTTTTTAACAGTTACCCATAATTTTTTCCTAATGTGTTATGTGGGTCTGCTACTGGTTGAACCAAACGTCACCCAATTGCGTGGCCACATGCTATTGACAAAAATTATGCTGACTGAGTATATTAAAGGAAAAGGAGCAGAGGTGTTATTGTCGGTTTCTGTATAATGGAAGGTAGCTATGCTTCAATACTCTGATTTTAGTGCACGGCTATTTTGGGCCTGACAATTTGTATTGTTTTCATTCATTTAAAGTGTAAATTCGTTGTGGCCAGCTCGCGAGGCCAGCATGTCCACGTCGATTCAAATTTTTTGGTCCGTCAGATCTTCGAATCGATGGTCCAGATCTCTTGAAGCCGATTTCGCCGGGAGTGGCTTCTTAAACTTCTCGTGAGATTCCCAGGCTTCTCCTGTACTTCTCCGGCTTCGCGTTTGAATCCGGTGAAACAGATATATACCGCCGCTCCCGCTTCTCCTTCCAGCTCCTTCCCCCTCCCGATGGTTCCCAACCCCGACGCCCTCCTTCTCCTCTCCgctcgctccctctctctctcgatcGATGCGGCCAGGGCGACGGTAGACGGAGCGAGCGGGCCGGCGCAGCTGctgccgccctcctcctccccctcccccccgcgtgccctcccctctctctctctccctatcTCCTCTCTgctcgctccctctctctctcccgatGCGGCGTGCGAGAGCGAGGCGGCGCGGGTGCGGCCGCCATCCTGCCGCACGGCGCCGAACACCACCGCTGCCGGCGGTGGCTGTCCTCCGCCACGCCGCAGCGCGGGCCCCGCTGGTGGCCGCCGCCGTGGCTGCCTTCTTGGCGCCTCCTCCTTCCTCTGGTCTGCGTGCGCTCAGGCTACAGTAAACCCTAGGTCGTCAGCGCTCAGTGCCGAGCCCGCCCccgtctcctctctctctctctctctctctctctctctctctctccctgtgcCGTGCGTGCCCCTATGGCTGCAACTGTCCTGTCCTTGCTGGATCAAGTGCGGCGGCACCATAGCGGACGGCCACGGACGCGCTCCTCATCCAGGTTCGTGTGCCTTGCATTTTGTTGAGGTCACCACCGGCCCAGTGCATGCTTCagattgcttgaacttgatcagaCCTTTAATTCTGCAGCCCAACAATTTTCGCTGTTACATTACTGCTGCTGAAATTCATCTTCCATTGCGTGCGTGTTTTATGCCCCTTGTATAGTCTTTGGCAACAGAGTAATAAACTTGTCATTTTTAAGTATTTTCAATGCTTAGCTTGGGTACAGTACCTACTGAGTACCTGTCAATGGAATTGGTATTATAAGGTGTAAACCCATCGTAATTTCTTGATTTGCATTGATGTCAACTTCATATATGTTTgatttccaagattgatctttgcAACAGGGGTTGCTATTTTGAGGCTGGAGGTGTGCTTAAACTGGAAACATCCCTTACTGTTGCCCTCAAAATGGCATTGGAAACTTGGGCTTCATGGGTGAAAGAGAGAATCGATCTAAGGCGAACACGAGTATTCTTCCGCACATATGAACCGTCTCATTGGAGGTGTGTTTTTGTACCATACAAATGAGGTTTTGCTTCCTTCCCTATTGAATTTTAGGAGTAGGTACAATTCAAAATGAAGATATAGAGAACTGCATCCTCAAAATTACGTTATGACTATGTGGCTACTCAAAAAACAATTAAGCACTGTGCGCAGGTCATTTTGAGAAAGTACATACTTAGTGTGTTTTTTTCACATTTACAGTGGCTTGAATCAAAAGGTGTATGAAGTAACAGATCAACCTACAACTGTGGCCAATGGAAATGACAGGAGAGAATTTTGGTATATACTTGCTGCGGTTGTGGCAAATATGAGTGTCCCTGTGACCATACTAAATGTGACTTTCATGGGGGCATTTACAAGTGATGCTCATATTGGCCTTTCGAGTCATCCTAATACCGTACTTGATTGCAGCCACTTCTGCCTTCGAGGAGTTCCAGATGCTTGGAATGAGCTTGTATTTTCCCACCTTTGTGGCAAATATGAGTGTCCCTGTGACCATACTAAATGTTACTTTCATGGGGGCCTTTAGAAGTGATGCTTATATTGGCCTTTCGAGTCATCCTAATACCATACTTGATTGCAGCCACTGGTGCCTTCCAGGAGTCCCCGATGCTTGGAATGAGCTTGTATTTTCTCACCTTTTGACAAATGGTGAGTTCCTTATTTAGGAACATTCTTATATGTTTTTTATAGATGTTCCTAAGTCATCCAAGTAATATTTTAAGGCTTGTTCTAGGCATGTAATATGCTGGTTTCCTTTTATTGCTCAAATATTTCATGGCTTCTGTTGACTTTTCTTTGATGTGTATGTAGCAAAACATTGCTCATTGATTCCTCTCAAATTAGATGCAATCCTAGGAACACACTAAGTAAAGTTCGGCCGAGAGATTAACAGACCATTCATATGGGACCATTTGATATGCGATTTAGATCGACACAGGGAGATTGAGTATTTTCctactctgatcatgctggtgagcaaaaaacaccgtagccgctggggcataggtttcttgcagttcgaccagttttactcagcgttcgtttccacAACCCTTATTTCCAGGTctcaacgtgagaaagggtcaggcagagaatgtctaccggatacatatgctcttattagccgccaagtgaggcctaaccccttgccgttgcaggggtcaggtgtcactaaagatcgaggagtcgatagcgaaactgataagagaaagtgtgcgtatattaagggtaaaagcaacgtagCTGCTTGATGTTCGAGGCATTAacgaagacttcaccgtcgatggtcttgagcttgttggtgcctggtcggagcacctccgcgaCAACATATGGttcctcccatggtggagagagcttatcgcggttcttgttgctctggatgaggcgAAGCACCAGGTCCtcgacgttgaaggcctgaccccacactcgacggctgtggtaccagcgtaacgcttgctggtacctagctgagcagaggagggcaatgtcgcgtgcttcatctagctggtccatggcatcctcgagggatgcctcagctccctattcGTCTTATGtcctgacccttggcgctccatagtcgaggtcgagaGGGAGGacagcctcggaaccatagaccatgaagaatggcgtgttgccggtggctcggctggggtcatcctcaggctctagagcaccatgagAAGTTCCGTGacccatcgtccgccaaacttgttcaattggttgaagatcctaggcttgaggccttgtaggaccatgtcgttcgtgCACTCGACCTGCCTATTCGTGCGAGGGTGCGCCACGGCGGCCCAATCGAtgcagatgtggtattcatcacagaattggaggaactttttTCTGGTTAACTGCGTGTCGTTGTCCGTAATAATAGAGTTTGTGATGTAACACCGGGGGTGCGCCACGGCGGAACTCTATTATCACGGACAACGGATAATGGCACAATCGGAGGAAATCTtttaccctcggtgttacactataaatcttttgctaaaacactacatgagcatcatgtttatgtgatagtgtatgtaaAATAGTATGTAAATCAATTTTTGTAACTTTAAGCAATTGTTGGAAACGTGAAATGGAACTTACATTTCATAGTCAAGTTAtattacttagggttctaaatcaATTTTTACtaagcgaaaatgctatagaacgcatatatggaattttagtaaagttagaagtacaaaccGGGTAGGTGACGATGAAAAACTTGAGGTCACGAAGGGAATTTGCTAGCTTGTATaccgaatagcttggaaatcaaatttgacgcgaatccgatcagGACTTAGTCGGTTTCGTAAGTTTGAAAAGTGGTTTGACAAGGCTAAGTTTGACAATTTTTGTAGAATAATCGGGTTAAGGTGTGATggggtattagggcttgttttagtagcttaaCATGCCCTCTCGAGTATgaaataggtggtttagcaattgaatCGTCGAATTGGgtttttgggacgctttaaaaagcgtgcatggcacgtttTGAGCCGAGTTCCGCGTATGGATGCGGTCACCATGCTCCTATGCCATCAATGGCACACCAGCCACGAGCATGCATGTGTCTGGCCATGTCCAGCTGGTCCTGGTGGTTGGCTACCCAGGCGCGTAGCTGCTCCTCCCCACTGCTGCGTTGCGCGCTGCCGCTGACATCGCTTCTGATGCTTTGGTGGCTGCCCATGTCGCTCCATGCCGGCTCTACTCCACCTCTGCATCGCCACTGTCGTGCCAGGCCATGTTGCactactagagcatgtacactccCGCGCCGTGCACCACCGCACTCGACAGACCCGATGCCCTGGCTAGCCCGCTGCCGCCTGCCTCGCTGGGTCATCACCGCGCCGTAGTGTTGCGTCACATCCGCCTGTGCTACTGAGCCACCGCCGTCCCATCACTGTTGCACCATGTTGTCACCATGGCATCCGCCTGCGCCTCTGCGTCGCTGCCGTCGCAATTTAGTGCACGTGGCCCTGCGGAGGCCACCGCTTGTCATTCGCCATTAATGGCGCCACAACCGTGCGGGTGTGCCCCCTCTCCTGGCTGCACTGGCTCACAATGACTGCTTGGGTGCGGTCATCACGTCCCGCCAAGGCTCGGGACAGCAGCCAGACTCCATTCCCTTCTTTTCCCCTCTTTCCCCTGTTGTCGGGCCACCCTGGCCGCGCCTTCAATCCGGCACAGTGAGGTCGTGTCCTTTCAATTCAACGCCCATCTGGCTCCGTCTTTGAGCCAGCTAGCCTACCGGCCCTGCACCGTGCCACATCGTACCTTGACAAACTCCAATTTGGAGCCGACGCCCACCATCACGCCATAAAAGGCTTATACGCCGTTGCCGTGGGCAGTACCCGTCTGGTTCTCCCGAGTCCAATTGGTTGTGCCCCTAGCCTCGCCTCGTAGTCCTCCCCGTGCGCACCCCTAGTTGCATTGCACTGCCTGCCCAGCGCCATTGACGCAGTCACGCCACTGTGGCCGTCACCGTGTTTGCTGTGCGCACATGGCTAGACTCACTCAGCCTATCCCAGGTCAAGCCATCATGTCTGGTAGGTTCTAggtgagttgctgatgcccatcctctagacctttagtctcggttgtgcCTGAGCTCACGGGAACATGGCCGCCACCACTGCAGGAGGCCCGCCACCATGGAGGGAGCTCAGGACTGTGTCTCTGTTCACCGCTTCACTGCCCATCGCCTTGCGTTCGCAtcaaggtgagcatcggctcgctaTCGAGGGCGGGGAGGGGCTAGGTTGGCCGACGTGACCGCCCTATGCCTACGCCGTCGCGCTGGTGCGCGCGCGGGTGCCCGAGGAACCGGCCGTGGTAAAGACAGTGTGTTTTGAGGGCTTATATGTAAAATAGCTGACTAtaggaatagtgttgtgggtctCAGGGTGATTCACCGGTAGGTCAAGGACGTTTTCGCAAAATAGCCATAGCACGCGGGCCTTCCCGTCATGGGCCGCTGTCGCTCGGTTGGGCCACGCCCGCGTGGGCCATGCCGATGGGTCATGCGCACGCTGCGCGGGCATGGGCCGCACCGCGAGTTAGTGGGCCGCGGGTTGAATTCAGTTTTCTTTTTGTAGGGGATTAGTAGATGATTTTCTAATTTAAATTatgagctgatctttggaaaatgatagtaaatgttgtaggtatccaaaaatagcgaaacaaaatttgttaggttcataaaaatgttatctatctattggtgtagttagtttgtagttagctatgataatgtTAGATTCATTGATTCATTAATTCATTAAGGAAatattagtattatttagcttaatattgtaggaatttttgtggcaaattggtgatagctttagccatgaaatttttatagtaggttcattagattattatgtgctcactgtaatttttgtagccctagagtaggttgataaatagagtagctagcaCTCCTtgatttatcatatatagagtaaattgatattaagaatagggattcctttagttgttaaagttaatacatgaaatgtttcatacctgtttagtgggaatgataggtaacgtagcgtcttagtcggtagagctagtttagtagcttaacagatgtattttattttaagagttgttgttgccgtattactaagtgttgcatcatcatttcatgcatgtagataacgagttggtagagtt
It encodes:
- the LOC136457131 gene encoding pyridoxal reductase, chloroplastic-like, yielding MALGRQCNATRGAHGEDYEARLGAQPIGLGRTRRVKIGPLSVSPMGFGTWAWGNQLLWGYQESMDNELQDCFNLALRNGINLFDTADSYGTGRLNGQSERLLGKFILEFEGTIKSPDDVIIATKFAAYPWRLTSGQFVSACKSSLERLQLDRLGIGQLHWSTANYAPLQERALWDGLVEMYEKGLVSAIGVRNYGPKQLLKIHSYLASKGVPLSSAQVQFSLLSMGEDQMELKTVCDSLGIRLIAYSPLGLGMLTGKYDASNLPKGPRSVLFRQILPGLESLLSCLRRIAEKKGKTMSQVAINWCICKGTIPIPGVKTVRHVEENLGALGWRLSSAEIAELESAAMAAPKKMVQNVFQTA